The following proteins are co-located in the Onychomys torridus chromosome 6, mOncTor1.1, whole genome shotgun sequence genome:
- the Sprr4 gene encoding small proline-rich protein 4: MPSHQHQQQCGPQAQQQQVKQPCQPPPTKCQEACVPKTKDPCAPQAKKQCPPKSTADPAQQKCPSAQKDPKCKQK, encoded by the coding sequence ATGCCTTCCCATCAGCATCAGCAACAGTGTGGACCACAagcccagcagcagcaggtgaAGCAGCCCTGTCAGCCACCTCCTACTAAATGTCAAGAGGCATGTGTGCCCAAAACCAAGGATCCATGTGCTCCTCAGGCTAAGAAACAATGCCCACCAAAGAGCACAGCTGACCCGGCTCAGCAGAAGTGTCCTTCTGCCCAGAAAGACCCTAAGTGTAAACAGAAGTAA